A single window of Serinus canaria isolate serCan28SL12 chromosome 14, serCan2020, whole genome shotgun sequence DNA harbors:
- the FBXL16 gene encoding F-box/LRR-repeat protein 16 encodes MSNPRNGDTKPPCLPRNGLVKIPTQPNGLGSASITKGTPAVKNRLCQPSSVPAILSPALAHRSDLPIPSLASPLSLATLASVSSPPGASLVGLNASEGSEQPSPERLPGSPSERQLAVDEKILNRLFWYFSACEKCVLAQVCKAWRRVLYQPKFWVGLTPVLHTKELYNVLPGGEKEFISLQGFAVRGFDGFCLVGVSDLDICEFIDNYPLSKKGVKSMSLKRSTITDAGLEVMLEQMQGVVRLELSGCNDFTEAGLWSSLNARITALSVSDCINVADDAIAAISQLLPNLTELNLQAYHVTDTALAYFTAKQGYTTHTLRLNSCWEITNHGVVNMVHSLPNLSVLSLSGCSKVTDDGVELVAENLRKLRSLDLSWCPRITDMALEYIACDLHKLEELVLDRCVRITDTGLSYLSTMSSLRSLYLRWCCQVQDFGLKHLLGMGSLRLLSLAGCPLLTTTGLSGLVQLQELEELELTNCPGATPELFKYFSQHLPCCMVIE; translated from the exons ATGTCGAACCCGAGAAACGGTGACACCAAGCCCCCATGTTTGCCCCGCAATGGACTGGTGAAGATCCCCACGCAACCCAACGGCCTCGGCTCCGCCAGCATCACCAAAGGCACCCCCGCCGTGAAAAACCGCCTGTGCCAGCCTTCCTCCGTGCCTGCCATCCTCAGCCCGGCCTTAGCCCACCGCAGCGAcctgcccatccccagcctggcctcccCGCTCTCCTTGGCCACCCTGGCCAGCGTGTCCTCCCCTCCCGGCGCTTCCTTGGTGGGACTGAACGCCAGCgaaggctcagagcagccctccCCGGAGCGGCTGCCAGGCTCGCCCTCGGAAAGGCAGCTGGCCGTGGACGAGAAGATCCTCAACCGCTTGTTCTGGTACTTTTCAGCGTGCGAGAAGTGCGTGCTGGCACAGGTGTGCAAGGCATGGCGGAGGGTGCTCTACCAGCCCAAGTTCTGGGTGGGCTTGACACCCGTCCTGCACACCAAAGAGCTCTACAACGTCCTGCCTGGTGGAGAGAAGGAGTTCATCAGCCTGCAGGGCTTCGCCGTCCGCGGCTTCGACGGCTTCTGCCTCGTGGGCGTCTCTGACCTGGACATTTGTGAGTTCATTGACAACTACCCCCTCTCCAAGAAGGGGGTCAAGTCCATGAGCCTTAAGAGGTCGACCATCACAGATGCGGGGCTGGAG GTGATGCTGGAGCAGATGCAGGGCGTGGTGCGGCTGGAGCTGTCGGGCTGCAACGACTTCACGGAGGCCGGGCTGTGGTCCAGCCTCAACGCCCGCATCACGGCGCTGAGCGTCAGCGACTGCATCAATGTGGCCGACGATGCCATCGCCGCCATCTCGCAGCTCCTGCCCAACCTCACCGAGCTCAACCTGCAAGCTTACCACGTGACGGACACGGCGCTCGCCTACTTCACCGCCAAGCAGGGCTACACCACCCACACCTTGCGCCTCAACTCCTGCTGGGAGATCACCAACCACGGTGTGGTCAACATGGTCCACAGCCTGCCCAACCTGAGCGTGCTCAGCCTCTCGGGCTGCTCCAAGGTGACGGATGATGGCGTGGAGCTGGTGGCCGAGAACCTGCGGAAGCTGCGCAGCCTCGACCTGTCCTGGTGCCCCCGCATCACTGACATGGCCCTGGAGTACATCGCCTGCGACCTGCACaagctggaggagctggtgctCGACAG GTGCGTGCGGATCACCGACACCGGCCTCAGCTACCTGTCCACCATGTCATCCCTGCGGAGCCTCTACCTGCGCTGGTGCTGCCAG GTGCAGGATTTTGGCCTGAAGCACCTCCTGGGCATGGGCAGCCTGCGCCTCCTCTCGCTGGCTG GCTGCCCCTTGCTGACCACCACAGGGCTCTCGgggctggtgcagctgcaggaactggaggagctggagctcacCAACTGCCCCGGGGCCACACCGGAGCTCTTCAAGTACTTCTCCCAGCACCTCCCGTGCTGCATGGTGATCGAGTAG